One window of Nymphaea colorata isolate Beijing-Zhang1983 chromosome 11, ASM883128v2, whole genome shotgun sequence genomic DNA carries:
- the LOC116264564 gene encoding transcription factor BHLH089-like isoform X1, whose product MEGQDLSFDFINLYSELLGAVLDDSQGRSFSNPPSISLSRFGPMSSTGLELQGLSLMNKRRRVIISSPHQSSLPTFSDIEDSKTRPAGKCSGNIAPAAKKKEKMAPHVKPLRRGQATESHRLAERARREKINERFRRLQSLVPGCDRSMGMAVMLDEIITYIQSLQNQVEFLCMKLESSSLVQHLNAQVNDRNPAANTYEALKD is encoded by the exons ATGGAGGGCCAAGACTTGAGCTTTGATTTCATAAACCTTTACTCTGAGCTCCTCGGAGCAGTGTTGGACGACTCGCAGGGGAGGTCATTCAGTAACCCTccttcaatctctctctccaGATTTGGTCCCATGAGCTCCACTGGCTTGGAGTTGCAAGGGCTCAGTCTCATGAACAAGAGGAGGAGGGTGATCATCTCTTCTCCCCACCAGTCTTCTTTGCCGACCTTTTCAGATATAGAGGACTCCAAGACT AGACCAGCTGGGAAGTGTTCTGGTAACATTGCTCCTGCTGctaagaagaaggaaaagatggCGCCTCATGTGAAACCACTAAGAAGAGGTCAAGCAACGGAGAGCCACAGGCTAGCTGAAAGG gcaagaagagagaaaattaaTGAGAGATTTAGGCGTCTACAAAGCCTTGTGCCAGGATGCGATAGG TCAATGGGCATGGCAGTAATGCTTGATGAGATTATTACATACATCCAGTCTCTCCAGAACCAAGTTGAG TTCTTATGCATGAAACTTGAATCCAGCAGTTTGGTCCAACACTTGAATGCACAAGTAAATGACAGAAACCCA GCAGCCAATACATACGAGGCTCTCAAGGACTGA
- the LOC116264564 gene encoding transcription factor BHLH094-like isoform X2: MEGQDLSFDFINLYSELLGAVLDDSQGRSFSNPPSISLSRFGPMSSTGLELQGLSLMNKRRRVIISSPHQSSLPTFSDIEDSKTRPAGKCSGNIAPAAKKKEKMAPHVKPLRRGQATESHRLAERARREKINERFRRLQSLVPGCDRSMGMAVMLDEIITYIQSLQNQVEAANTYEALKD; encoded by the exons ATGGAGGGCCAAGACTTGAGCTTTGATTTCATAAACCTTTACTCTGAGCTCCTCGGAGCAGTGTTGGACGACTCGCAGGGGAGGTCATTCAGTAACCCTccttcaatctctctctccaGATTTGGTCCCATGAGCTCCACTGGCTTGGAGTTGCAAGGGCTCAGTCTCATGAACAAGAGGAGGAGGGTGATCATCTCTTCTCCCCACCAGTCTTCTTTGCCGACCTTTTCAGATATAGAGGACTCCAAGACT AGACCAGCTGGGAAGTGTTCTGGTAACATTGCTCCTGCTGctaagaagaaggaaaagatggCGCCTCATGTGAAACCACTAAGAAGAGGTCAAGCAACGGAGAGCCACAGGCTAGCTGAAAGG gcaagaagagagaaaattaaTGAGAGATTTAGGCGTCTACAAAGCCTTGTGCCAGGATGCGATAGG TCAATGGGCATGGCAGTAATGCTTGATGAGATTATTACATACATCCAGTCTCTCCAGAACCAAGTTGAG GCAGCCAATACATACGAGGCTCTCAAGGACTGA